One stretch of Leadbetterella byssophila DSM 17132 DNA includes these proteins:
- a CDS encoding adenylate kinase — protein sequence MFNLVIFGPPGAGKGTQSEKIIDKYNLVHLSTGDMFRSHITNDTELGKKVKEILADGKLVPDSITISMLEEEVQKNPNAKGFIFDGFPRTVPQAEALDAFLEGKGFKVDLVLQLDVTQDVIKARIAERQKVSGRADDDAEKLLKRIDEYFDKTIHVLPYYQNQGKVTTINGVGEIETIFGQISEAIDAKY from the coding sequence ATGTTTAATCTTGTAATTTTTGGCCCTCCGGGCGCCGGTAAAGGCACTCAGTCTGAGAAGATTATTGACAAATACAACCTAGTTCACCTGTCTACAGGTGATATGTTTCGTTCCCACATAACGAATGATACAGAATTAGGAAAGAAAGTAAAGGAGATTTTGGCAGATGGTAAACTTGTGCCAGATTCCATTACTATATCTATGTTAGAAGAGGAGGTACAAAAAAATCCGAATGCCAAAGGTTTTATTTTTGATGGTTTCCCTAGAACGGTACCACAAGCTGAAGCTCTAGATGCATTCTTAGAAGGGAAAGGTTTTAAAGTAGACTTGGTATTGCAACTTGATGTTACTCAAGATGTGATCAAGGCACGTATCGCCGAACGTCAGAAAGTTAGCGGTAGGGCTGATGATGATGCTGAAAAGCTTTTGAAGCGAATAGATGAATATTTCGATAAGACTATTCATGTATTACCTTATTACCAAAATCAAGGGAAAGTAACTACTATTAATGGTGTAGGAGAAATTGAAACCATCTTTGGGCAAATCTCTGAAGCTATTGACGCAAAATATTAA
- the obgE gene encoding GTPase ObgE: MTSNFIDYVKINLKSGNGGRGFTHFRREKFVDKGGPDGGDGGRGGHIILRGNKQYWTLIHLKYQKHIKADHGESGGKSRSTGKQGKDVILEVPLGTVARNAETGEKLAEIIDDGQEVIVLPGGMGGLGNYHFKTSTNQAPDYSQPGIPGQEIWAILELKLLADVGLVGFPNAGKSTLLSVISAAKPEIGDYPFTTLVPNLGVVPYRDFQSFVMADIPGIIEGAAEGKGLGLRFLRHIERNSNLLFMVDGSKLSPAEEYETLLGELEKYNPELLDKNRLLAVTKSDLLDEDLKKEIAATLPKGIPHVFISSKTMEGINELKDLIWRSLNDYLE; the protein is encoded by the coding sequence ATGACATCGAACTTTATAGATTACGTAAAAATTAATCTCAAATCCGGCAACGGAGGAAGAGGTTTTACCCACTTCCGCAGAGAGAAATTTGTGGATAAAGGTGGTCCGGACGGTGGTGACGGAGGTAGGGGTGGACACATTATACTGCGGGGCAACAAGCAGTACTGGACACTCATTCACCTAAAATATCAGAAGCACATCAAGGCTGATCATGGTGAGTCTGGAGGTAAGAGTAGGAGCACCGGTAAGCAGGGCAAAGATGTTATACTAGAAGTGCCTTTGGGAACCGTAGCAAGGAATGCGGAGACAGGAGAAAAATTGGCTGAAATCATTGATGACGGACAAGAAGTTATTGTGCTTCCCGGTGGGATGGGTGGTCTGGGTAACTACCACTTTAAAACCAGTACGAACCAAGCTCCCGATTATTCTCAGCCAGGTATTCCCGGACAGGAGATTTGGGCTATTCTTGAGTTAAAACTATTAGCAGACGTGGGTCTAGTGGGATTCCCGAATGCCGGTAAATCTACTTTGCTGTCTGTTATTTCAGCTGCTAAACCGGAAATAGGGGACTATCCGTTTACAACGCTGGTGCCTAATTTGGGAGTTGTGCCTTACAGAGATTTCCAATCCTTTGTGATGGCGGACATACCGGGGATTATAGAGGGTGCAGCAGAAGGCAAAGGTTTAGGCTTGCGTTTCCTTAGACATATTGAAAGAAACAGTAACCTTCTTTTCATGGTAGACGGCAGTAAATTGTCGCCAGCCGAAGAATATGAAACCTTATTAGGAGAGTTAGAAAAGTATAACCCTGAATTATTAGATAAAAATAGATTGTTAGCTGTAACGAAATCTGACCTTTTAGATGAGGATTTAAAGAAGGAGATTGCGGCTACATTGCCGAAAGGTATACCTCATGTATTTATTTCCTCCAAGACTATGGAAGGGATAAATGAGCTCAAAGACCTCATATGGCGCAGTCTTAATGATTATTTAGAATAA
- a CDS encoding NADH-quinone oxidoreductase subunit A has protein sequence MSVSVPQDYLPLLIQLVLALGFVVMTLIATHYLGPKLRSKKKDLPFECGVESVGDARMPLNVRYFLTAILFVLFDVEVIFMYPWAVNFKGLGWLGFYEMLLFVAFLMAGFYYVIKKGVLDWEKE, from the coding sequence ATGTCAGTTAGTGTTCCTCAGGATTATTTACCACTTTTAATACAATTAGTTCTGGCTTTGGGTTTCGTAGTGATGACGCTGATTGCCACTCACTATTTGGGTCCAAAATTGCGAAGCAAAAAGAAGGATTTGCCTTTTGAATGTGGAGTAGAGAGTGTGGGTGATGCCCGTATGCCATTGAACGTTCGCTATTTTTTAACGGCGATTCTTTTTGTATTATTTGATGTGGAAGTAATTTTCATGTACCCTTGGGCGGTAAACTTTAAGGGCTTAGGATGGTTGGGCTTTTATGAAATGCTATTGTTTGTGGCATTCCTTATGGCCGGCTTCTATTACGTGATAAAGAAAGGAGTACTTGACTGGGAAAAAGAATAA
- a CDS encoding NADH-quinone oxidoreductase subunit B: MSSVKMADAPPGYEGPGFFATSLDKVIGLARSHSLWPLPFATSCCGIEFMATMGAHYDISRFGAERPSFSPRQSDVLLVMGTIAKKMAPVVKQVYLQMAEPRWVIAVGACASSGGIFDTYSVLQGIDRVIPVDVYVPGCPPRPEQILDGLMQVQELAKNESLRRRNSEEYRALLESYNILEKNDQ, encoded by the coding sequence ATGAGCAGTGTTAAAATGGCAGATGCGCCTCCAGGATATGAAGGCCCGGGATTTTTTGCCACTTCCTTAGATAAAGTTATTGGATTAGCGCGGAGTCACTCTTTGTGGCCTCTGCCTTTTGCTACTTCCTGTTGTGGTATTGAGTTTATGGCCACCATGGGAGCTCATTACGATATCTCGCGTTTTGGTGCGGAGCGTCCAAGTTTCTCTCCTAGGCAGTCAGATGTATTATTAGTAATGGGTACCATAGCTAAGAAAATGGCTCCGGTAGTGAAACAAGTTTATTTGCAAATGGCAGAACCTCGCTGGGTGATTGCCGTGGGTGCTTGTGCTTCATCCGGAGGAATTTTTGATACCTATTCTGTACTTCAAGGTATAGATCGTGTAATACCTGTTGACGTGTACGTACCTGGCTGTCCTCCGCGTCCTGAACAGATTTTGGATGGTTTGATGCAGGTGCAGGAACTGGCTAAGAATGAGTCTCTGCGTCGTAGAAATAGTGAAGAATACAGAGCTTTATTAGAATCCTATAATATCCTAGAAAAGAATGATCAATAA
- a CDS encoding NADH-quinone oxidoreductase subunit C, whose product MINNQTLVEEISGQFGEKVRGFEENSGILSFVASPEDLLDIVSFLKEHPVLKFNFLTDITGIHFPDNEGAEFCSLYMLHSWENRIRVRIRVFLSKDNLEVPSLTPIFKGADWMEREAFDFYGIIYTGHPNLKRILNMEDMDYHPMRKEYALEDPTRRDKIDDLFGR is encoded by the coding sequence ATGATCAATAATCAGACTCTGGTAGAAGAAATCAGTGGACAATTCGGTGAGAAGGTACGTGGGTTTGAAGAAAATTCAGGTATACTGTCCTTTGTAGCCTCACCGGAGGATCTTTTGGATATCGTTTCTTTCTTGAAAGAACACCCGGTTCTTAAATTCAACTTCCTTACGGATATCACCGGAATACATTTTCCGGATAATGAAGGAGCAGAATTTTGCTCTCTTTATATGTTACACAGTTGGGAAAACAGAATCAGAGTTAGAATCCGCGTTTTCCTTTCGAAAGATAACTTAGAAGTTCCATCCTTAACTCCTATATTCAAAGGAGCGGACTGGATGGAAAGAGAGGCTTTTGATTTCTATGGAATAATATATACGGGACATCCTAACCTGAAACGCATATTGAATATGGAAGATATGGATTATCATCCAATGAGAAAGGAATATGCATTGGAAGATCCTACCCGTAGGGATAAAATTGATGACTTGTTTGGACGATGA
- the nuoD gene encoding NADH dehydrogenase (quinone) subunit D, whose amino-acid sequence MNNSIVARTQEEALALNIPIQEENNYTTLNLGPTHPATHGIFQNILTMDGERIVSSEMTVGYIHRAFEKIAERRPFYQITTLTDRMNYCSSPINNMGWHMTVEKLLGITVPKRAQYIRVIMMELARIADHLICSSIMGVDTGAFSGFLYVMQEREKIYEIYEEMCGARLTTNMGRIGGMERDLSPTAIKKIKDLVYNSLPKVFAEFESLFDRNRIFRDRTIGVGPVSQEMAMSYGFTGPNLRATGIDYDVRVMEPYSSYEDFEFEIPVGHNGDTYDRYKVRNAEVWESIKIIRQAIENLPEGDYHANENHYYLPPKQAVYQNMEALIYHFKIVMGEIDAPVGEVYHAVEGGNGELGFYLVSDGGRTPYRLHFRRPCFIYYQAFGELIKGGTVSDAIPIMSSLNVIAGELDA is encoded by the coding sequence ATGAATAATAGCATAGTAGCACGTACACAAGAAGAGGCATTGGCCTTGAATATACCCATTCAAGAGGAGAATAATTATACTACTCTGAACCTTGGGCCTACTCACCCTGCCACTCATGGGATTTTCCAGAACATCCTGACTATGGATGGTGAGAGAATCGTGTCGAGTGAAATGACGGTAGGGTATATTCACAGAGCTTTTGAAAAGATAGCTGAAAGAAGACCTTTCTATCAGATCACCACCCTTACTGACCGTATGAACTATTGTTCATCTCCGATCAATAATATGGGATGGCACATGACGGTGGAGAAGTTGCTAGGCATCACCGTTCCCAAAAGAGCTCAGTATATCCGTGTGATCATGATGGAATTAGCGAGGATCGCTGACCATTTGATATGTTCTTCTATCATGGGTGTAGATACGGGAGCATTCTCCGGTTTCTTGTATGTAATGCAGGAGAGGGAAAAGATCTATGAGATCTATGAGGAGATGTGTGGAGCTCGTTTGACTACGAATATGGGTAGAATTGGTGGTATGGAGAGAGATCTTTCGCCTACCGCTATCAAGAAGATTAAAGATTTGGTTTATAATTCCTTACCAAAGGTTTTTGCTGAATTTGAATCTTTGTTTGACAGAAACAGAATATTTAGAGATAGAACCATAGGAGTGGGACCTGTTAGTCAGGAAATGGCCATGTCTTATGGTTTCACGGGTCCTAACTTGCGTGCCACAGGTATTGATTATGACGTAAGGGTAATGGAGCCGTATTCTTCGTACGAAGATTTTGAGTTTGAGATCCCTGTTGGACATAACGGTGATACTTACGATAGATACAAGGTTAGAAATGCAGAGGTATGGGAGAGTATAAAGATCATTCGTCAGGCTATTGAAAACCTTCCGGAGGGTGATTATCATGCGAATGAGAATCATTATTACTTGCCTCCAAAACAAGCCGTATATCAAAACATGGAAGCCCTGATCTATCACTTCAAGATAGTTATGGGTGAGATAGATGCTCCTGTAGGTGAAGTGTACCATGCAGTAGAGGGCGGTAATGGAGAATTAGGTTTCTATCTGGTTTCAGATGGAGGAAGAACGCCTTATCGTTTGCATTTTAGAAGACCATGTTTCATTTATTATCAGGCTTTCGGTGAGCTGATAAAAGGAGGTACAGTCTCTGATGCCATTCCTATTATGAGTAGTTTGAACGTTATCGCCGGAGAATTAGACGCCTAA
- a CDS encoding NADH-quinone oxidoreductase subunit NuoE family protein, with protein MENIAFTEDNWAKAQEIIARYPEGRQKSALLPLLHLAQEQHGWVSPAVMDYIAEILKIQPVEVYEVATFYTMFHLEPVGKHVIEYCRTGPCCTVGGEEVYDHLKERLGIASNQTTSDGLFTLKEVECLAACGWGPCFQIKEKFFMQLDKAKVDQIIDELSK; from the coding sequence ATGGAGAATATAGCATTTACTGAAGATAACTGGGCGAAAGCTCAAGAGATCATAGCCAGATATCCGGAAGGAAGACAGAAATCTGCCTTGTTGCCTTTGTTGCATTTGGCACAAGAACAGCACGGTTGGGTTAGTCCGGCTGTGATGGATTATATAGCGGAAATCTTGAAGATCCAACCCGTAGAAGTGTATGAAGTAGCCACGTTTTATACCATGTTCCATTTGGAACCGGTAGGTAAACATGTAATTGAGTACTGTAGAACAGGTCCTTGTTGTACAGTAGGAGGAGAAGAGGTTTACGATCATCTTAAGGAGCGATTGGGAATTGCTTCTAATCAAACTACTTCTGATGGTTTATTCACTTTGAAAGAAGTAGAATGTCTGGCCGCCTGTGGCTGGGGACCTTGTTTCCAGATTAAAGAGAAATTCTTTATGCAATTAGATAAGGCTAAAGTAGATCAAATCATTGACGAATTGAGCAAGTAA
- the nuoF gene encoding NADH-quinone oxidoreductase subunit NuoF, with the protein MGLKILTEHIHIPGINTFEVYRKHGGYSAVEKALKTMSPDEVVEEVKKSGIRGRGGAGFPMGMKWSFLAKPEGVPRYLVCNGDESEPGTFKDHYLMKNIPHLLIEGMIVSSFALGANKSFIYVRGELMYVIRILEKAIEEAKAAGFLGKNILGTGYDLELVVQPGGGAYICGEETALLESLEGKRGNPRNKPPFPAVKGLYESPTVVNNVESIANTPWIVNNGGDAYASIGIGRSTGTKLISASGNVKKPGVYEIELGVPVEEFIYSDEYLGGIRDGHYLKAVVAGGSSVPILPANLILKTAGGEQRLMTYESLSDGGFATGTMLGSGGFIVMDETNCIVRNTWNFSRFYHHESCGQCSPCREGTGWLEKVLYRIEHGQGNERDIDLLVDVAKRIEGNTICPLGDAAAWPVGSAIRHFRDEFEWHIKNPSEATRKGAVYMPENVLA; encoded by the coding sequence ATGGGATTAAAGATTCTTACCGAGCATATACATATTCCGGGAATTAACACTTTTGAAGTTTACCGGAAGCATGGAGGATACAGCGCCGTAGAAAAGGCTTTAAAAACCATGAGTCCGGATGAGGTGGTGGAAGAAGTGAAGAAATCCGGAATCAGAGGTAGAGGTGGTGCCGGTTTTCCCATGGGGATGAAATGGTCATTCTTAGCAAAACCGGAAGGTGTGCCAAGATATTTGGTATGTAACGGGGACGAATCAGAACCCGGAACCTTTAAGGACCATTACTTGATGAAGAATATTCCTCACCTCCTGATTGAAGGGATGATTGTTTCCAGCTTCGCTCTGGGTGCAAATAAATCTTTCATCTATGTTAGAGGAGAGTTAATGTATGTCATCCGTATCCTTGAAAAAGCTATTGAAGAGGCCAAAGCTGCCGGCTTCTTAGGTAAAAATATTTTGGGTACAGGTTATGATTTAGAATTGGTTGTTCAACCTGGTGGTGGAGCTTATATCTGTGGAGAAGAAACGGCTCTTTTGGAATCTCTAGAAGGGAAACGTGGTAATCCTAGAAATAAACCTCCTTTCCCTGCGGTTAAAGGTTTATATGAAAGTCCTACGGTTGTAAATAACGTAGAGTCAATCGCCAATACTCCATGGATTGTGAATAATGGAGGCGATGCTTATGCATCTATAGGTATAGGTAGAAGTACAGGTACTAAATTGATTTCTGCTTCCGGTAATGTGAAGAAGCCGGGGGTTTATGAGATTGAGTTAGGTGTACCGGTAGAAGAGTTTATCTATTCTGATGAGTATCTCGGTGGAATCAGAGATGGCCATTATCTGAAAGCTGTAGTAGCCGGAGGTTCCTCTGTGCCTATTTTGCCGGCAAATTTGATCTTGAAAACGGCAGGGGGTGAACAGCGTCTTATGACGTATGAATCATTGTCGGACGGTGGATTCGCCACAGGTACCATGTTAGGTTCCGGCGGATTTATAGTGATGGATGAAACCAACTGTATTGTTCGTAATACTTGGAATTTCTCCAGATTCTATCACCATGAATCTTGCGGACAATGTTCTCCTTGTAGAGAAGGTACGGGGTGGTTAGAAAAAGTATTGTATAGAATAGAACACGGCCAAGGAAACGAAAGAGATATTGACCTTCTTGTGGACGTAGCGAAGAGGATAGAGGGAAATACCATTTGTCCGCTAGGTGATGCAGCTGCATGGCCGGTAGGTAGCGCCATTCGTCATTTCCGTGACGAGTTTGAATGGCACATAAAAAATCCGTCAGAAGCTACCCGTAAAGGGGCAGTATACATGCCGGAAAATGTTTTAGCTTAA
- a CDS encoding 2Fe-2S iron-sulfur cluster-binding protein yields MDAPQLIKVTIDGREIQVPVGTTILEAARQIGPDVAPPAMCYYKPLKGSGGKCRACLVKVTQGSEKDPRPMPKLVASCITGVQDGMVVENFTNPDVVNARKGIVEFLLINHPLDCPVCDQAGECHLQDFAYENGLATTRYEEERRTFEREDIGDKIQLHMNRCILCYRCVYTANQITDQRVHGVMYRGDHAEISTYINKAIDNDFSGNVIDVCPVGALTDKTYRFKSRVWFSKPVDAHRDCDKCCGKVNLWYKGDEVIRVTARKNQWGEVEDFICNTCRFDKKNTSDWVIEGPTKVSRASVISANKYGKDVIKKTPYGLQHAALNFKQIDDAREYNKDLKEIAQSEDYKALMEKNEAYFSKK; encoded by the coding sequence ATGGATGCTCCGCAATTGATAAAAGTAACCATAGACGGAAGAGAAATACAAGTGCCTGTAGGTACAACTATTTTGGAAGCTGCCAGACAAATTGGTCCGGATGTAGCTCCTCCGGCCATGTGTTATTATAAGCCGCTTAAAGGTTCCGGTGGTAAATGTAGAGCTTGTTTAGTGAAGGTGACTCAAGGTTCCGAGAAGGATCCACGTCCTATGCCTAAACTGGTGGCTTCATGTATTACAGGGGTTCAAGACGGTATGGTCGTTGAGAACTTCACGAACCCGGATGTGGTGAATGCCAGAAAAGGCATCGTAGAATTCTTATTGATCAATCACCCTCTGGATTGTCCGGTTTGTGATCAGGCCGGTGAATGCCATTTACAGGATTTTGCCTATGAAAATGGACTTGCTACTACTCGCTATGAGGAAGAGAGAAGAACCTTTGAGCGTGAAGATATAGGTGATAAGATCCAGTTGCACATGAATCGCTGTATCTTGTGTTATCGCTGTGTTTATACGGCTAACCAGATTACGGATCAAAGGGTACATGGGGTAATGTACAGGGGTGATCATGCGGAGATCAGTACTTATATTAACAAGGCTATCGATAATGATTTCTCAGGTAACGTTATTGACGTTTGTCCTGTGGGTGCATTGACAGATAAAACCTACCGTTTCAAAAGCAGAGTATGGTTCTCAAAACCGGTAGATGCACATCGTGATTGCGATAAATGCTGTGGAAAGGTTAATCTTTGGTACAAAGGGGATGAGGTGATCCGTGTCACTGCACGTAAGAACCAGTGGGGAGAAGTGGAGGATTTCATTTGTAATACCTGTAGATTTGATAAAAAGAATACTTCCGACTGGGTAATAGAAGGACCTACCAAAGTTTCTCGTGCTTCAGTGATTTCTGCTAACAAGTATGGTAAGGATGTCATTAAAAAGACTCCATATGGCTTGCAACATGCAGCACTTAACTTCAAGCAGATTGATGACGCTAGGGAGTATAATAAGGATTTGAAGGAAATTGCTCAATCAGAGGATTACAAAGCGCTGATGGAGAAAAACGAGGCTTATTTTTCTAAGAAATAA
- the nuoH gene encoding NADH-quinone oxidoreductase subunit NuoH codes for MDSILLIKGIIILVIFALSLGIAAYETYFERVVAAFIQDRVGPDRAGPYGIFQPLADAGKLFFKEDFVPSMADKWLFIIGPGIAMFTALMSSAVIPFGDTLKIGEHLVPIQGMDVNIGVLWVFGVVALGVYGMLIGGWASNNKYSLYGAIRAASQAISYEIALGLCLLAVILVTGSLSLREIANNQHGINWNVFYQPVGFILFFVCALAECNRTPFDLPEAEAELVVGYMTEYGSMKMGLYMFAEYVNMFISSTIMATLYFGAYNYPGMDWVREFLIAKMGDVSGHNVATLIGTAVLFLKIFMFIFIFMWIRWTLPRFKYEQLMKLGWQWMVPLAMVNLVVMAVATLTGKTLLVAWLGMGGFLLIYFTGRSMYEKRFN; via the coding sequence ATGGATTCAATTTTACTAATAAAAGGAATTATCATCTTAGTGATCTTTGCACTAAGTTTAGGAATAGCCGCATATGAAACGTACTTTGAACGTGTAGTTGCTGCCTTTATTCAAGATAGGGTAGGTCCGGACAGGGCTGGGCCTTATGGAATTTTCCAGCCCTTAGCTGATGCCGGGAAACTTTTCTTTAAAGAAGATTTTGTGCCCTCAATGGCTGATAAATGGCTGTTTATCATAGGACCGGGTATAGCCATGTTTACTGCATTGATGAGCAGCGCCGTTATACCGTTTGGGGATACCCTGAAGATTGGTGAACATCTTGTTCCTATCCAAGGTATGGATGTGAACATTGGTGTTTTATGGGTGTTTGGTGTAGTGGCCTTAGGAGTGTATGGAATGCTGATCGGTGGATGGGCATCAAATAACAAATACTCCCTATATGGTGCTATTCGTGCTGCATCTCAAGCTATTTCTTATGAGATCGCATTGGGACTTTGTTTACTTGCCGTTATTCTGGTAACAGGTTCTCTTTCGTTGAGAGAGATTGCTAATAATCAACATGGCATAAACTGGAATGTGTTCTATCAGCCGGTTGGCTTTATCTTATTCTTCGTTTGTGCTCTTGCAGAATGTAACCGTACTCCATTTGACTTACCTGAAGCAGAAGCGGAATTAGTAGTAGGTTATATGACGGAATACGGTTCCATGAAGATGGGTCTTTACATGTTCGCTGAATACGTTAACATGTTTATTTCATCTACTATCATGGCTACACTCTATTTTGGAGCGTACAACTATCCCGGCATGGATTGGGTAAGAGAATTTTTGATCGCCAAAATGGGTGATGTAAGCGGTCATAATGTGGCTACTTTGATCGGTACTGCCGTATTATTCCTGAAGATCTTTATGTTTATCTTCATTTTCATGTGGATTCGCTGGACACTACCTCGTTTTAAATACGAACAATTGATGAAATTAGGCTGGCAATGGATGGTTCCATTAGCTATGGTGAACTTGGTAGTTATGGCAGTAGCCACTTTGACAGGTAAAACCCTGTTAGTAGCATGGTTAGGTATGGGAGGCTTCTTGCTGATCTACTTTACCGGTAGAAGTATGTACGAAAAACGTTTTAATTGA
- a CDS encoding NuoI/complex I 23 kDa subunit family protein: MQLTNRAKKTDKSDLNVVEKTYLPGVFKGMAITLKHFFSPKPTIRYPEQKRYLGPVFRGHHILKRDEQGRERCTACGLCAVACPAEAISMVAAERVKGEEHLYREEKYAAAYEINMLRCIFCGLCEEACPKQAIYLRHDKFVPVFTGREDVIYGKDQLVEDMNERYNREAWTKEEMAKLWDKQ; encoded by the coding sequence ATGCAGTTAACTAATAGAGCGAAGAAGACGGATAAGTCCGACTTGAATGTGGTGGAAAAAACCTACCTTCCCGGAGTATTTAAAGGGATGGCCATTACATTAAAACATTTCTTTTCTCCTAAGCCGACCATTCGTTATCCGGAGCAAAAAAGATATTTAGGGCCGGTGTTTCGTGGCCACCATATTCTCAAAAGGGATGAGCAAGGTAGAGAACGTTGTACGGCTTGTGGACTATGTGCTGTAGCCTGTCCTGCGGAAGCTATCTCCATGGTAGCCGCAGAGCGTGTAAAAGGCGAAGAGCATTTGTATAGAGAAGAGAAGTATGCCGCGGCATACGAGATTAATATGCTTCGTTGTATCTTCTGTGGGCTTTGTGAAGAAGCTTGTCCAAAACAGGCCATCTATCTGCGCCATGATAAATTTGTTCCTGTATTCACCGGAAGAGAAGATGTCATTTATGGCAAAGACCAGTTAGTAGAAGATATGAACGAAAGATACAATAGAGAGGCTTGGACAAAAGAAGAGATGGCCAAACTTTGGGATAAACAATAA
- a CDS encoding NADH-quinone oxidoreductase subunit J family protein yields MEFFKNIAMVEWVFYFFAVLALCGALGTILSKKPMHSVIALIITFFSLSGIYVLLNAQFLAVVNIIVYAGAIMVLFLFVIMFLNLRQESNELRNTPMILAATISGLILVLMLVAVYRKAYFAPVNPVTFRAETGMIENLGTLLYRHYMLPFELVSVLFLVAISGAILIGKREKGGRHF; encoded by the coding sequence ATGGAGTTTTTTAAGAATATAGCAATGGTGGAGTGGGTATTCTATTTCTTTGCAGTACTTGCTCTTTGTGGGGCTTTGGGCACTATCCTGTCTAAGAAACCAATGCACAGTGTAATTGCCCTAATTATCACCTTCTTTTCTTTGTCAGGAATTTATGTTTTGCTTAATGCTCAGTTTTTAGCTGTAGTTAACATCATTGTTTATGCCGGTGCCATCATGGTTCTTTTCTTGTTTGTGATTATGTTTCTTAATCTTAGACAAGAAAGTAATGAACTTCGTAACACTCCTATGATCCTGGCTGCTACCATTTCTGGATTAATTTTGGTGTTAATGCTCGTTGCCGTATACAGAAAGGCCTATTTTGCTCCTGTAAATCCGGTTACTTTTAGAGCTGAGACAGGTATGATAGAAAACCTCGGTACTTTATTGTACCGTCATTATATGCTACCTTTTGAATTGGTTTCTGTATTGTTCCTAGTAGCAATATCCGGAGCTATCTTGATCGGTAAACGTGAAAAAGGTGGAAGACACTTCTAA
- a CDS encoding gamma carbonic anhydrase family protein: protein MALFLPVQGKSPEYGENCWFAPNATVVGDVSMGKDCTVWFNAVIRGDVNKIVMGDRVNIQDGAVIHCTYKKTETRIGNYVSIAHNAIVHGCTIEDEVLIGMGAIIMDGAHIGKNAIVGAGAIVTQNTVVPPGTVWAGNPAKYIKDVSPELAEVFMRTANNYVMYADWFANP from the coding sequence ATGGCATTGTTTCTTCCGGTACAGGGAAAGAGTCCTGAGTATGGTGAAAATTGTTGGTTTGCTCCGAATGCTACCGTGGTAGGTGATGTAAGTATGGGGAAGGATTGTACCGTGTGGTTTAATGCGGTGATACGCGGCGATGTGAACAAGATCGTCATGGGAGATAGGGTGAATATCCAGGATGGTGCAGTAATCCATTGCACGTACAAAAAAACAGAAACGAGGATTGGAAATTATGTTAGCATAGCACATAATGCTATAGTTCACGGTTGTACCATAGAGGATGAGGTATTGATAGGTATGGGAGCCATCATTATGGATGGTGCTCATATAGGTAAGAATGCCATTGTAGGGGCAGGTGCTATAGTGACACAAAACACGGTGGTGCCTCCTGGAACAGTTTGGGCGGGTAACCCTGCAAAATACATTAAAGATGTTAGTCCGGAACTAGCTGAAGTGTTTATGCGTACAGCAAATAATTATGTGATGTACGCAGATTGGTTCGCTAATCCTTAG